Genomic DNA from Theobroma cacao cultivar B97-61/B2 chromosome 3, Criollo_cocoa_genome_V2, whole genome shotgun sequence:
GAGAATGTATAAAACTGGTTTGATGCCTGATGAAGTCACTTATTCTGCTATTTTAGATGTTTATGCAAAATTGGGTAAGGTTGAGGAAGTACTCAATTTGTATGAGAGAGGGGTAGCTAGTGGTTGGAAACCTGACCCTATTGCATTCTCTGTATTGGCAAagatgtttggtgaggctgGAGACTATGATGGTATTCGGTATGTTTTGCAAGAAATGAAGTCTTTCGGTGTGCAGCCTAATTTGGTTGTTTATAATACTTTGTTAGAGGCTATGGGCAAGGCAGGGAAGCCTGGGTTGGCAAGAAACCTCTTTGAGGAATTGCTTGAGTCTGGTTTAACTCCAAATGAGAAGACTTTAACTGCCCTTGCCAAGATATATGGCAAGGCAAGGTGGGCAAAAGATGCATTGGAATTATGGGAGGAAATGAAGTCTAAAAAGTGGCCAatggattttattttgtataatACTTTGTTGAATATGTGTGCAGACGTTGGTTTAGTTGAGGAGGCAGAGAAGCTTTTTGCGGATATGAAGCAATCAGAGCATTGTGGGCCAGATAGTTGGAGCTACACCGCAATGCTAAATATATACGGAAGTGGGGGGAATGTTGGTAAGGCGATGGAGTTGTTCGAAGAGATGTCCAAGGTTGGTGTTGAGCTCAATGTCATGGGAAGCACTTGTTTGATTCAGTGCTTGGGCAAGGCCAGAAGAATGGATGAGTTGGTGAGGGTATTTTCTGTCTCAGTTGAACAAGGAATCAAACCAGATGATAGACTCTGTGGATGCCTGTTGTCTGTTGTGTCGCTGTGTGAGAAGAGGGAGGATATGGATAAAGTCCTTGCTTGCCTGCAGCAAGCTAATCCTCGGTTAGTTGCATTCGTGAAATTGATTGAAGATGAGAAAAGTAGTCTTGACACTGTTAAAGAAGAGTTCAAGGGTATCATCAGTGACACTAAAGATGATGCCAGAAGACCATTCTGTAATTGCTTGATCGATATATGTCGAAGTAAGAATCTCCATGAGAGAGCACATGATCTGCTCTATCTGGGAACCGTATATGGGTTGTACCCAGGTTTACACAACAAAACCGTGAATGAGTGGAGTCTGGATGTCCGCTCGCTGTCTGTTGGGGCAGCACAGA
This window encodes:
- the LOC18606072 gene encoding pentatricopeptide repeat-containing protein At5g46580, chloroplastic, whose translation is MAAALSTALDVHFPIAQSDTKRPIFFTKTKTQNPRRKFTISCNSSKSSSKPPKNPPVSPKKTPSLSEQLQPLSTTTLPKKDQACLLSKPKSTWVNPTKPKRSVLSLQRQTRSPYAYNPKVRELKLFAKKLNDCENSEDAFLSVLEEIPQQPTRENVLLILNSLKPWQKAHLFFNWIKTKNLFPMETIFYNVTMKSLRFGRQFELIEELANEMVSNEIPLDNITYSTIITCAKRCYLFDKAVEWFERMYKTGLMPDEVTYSAILDVYAKLGKVEEVLNLYERGVASGWKPDPIAFSVLAKMFGEAGDYDGIRYVLQEMKSFGVQPNLVVYNTLLEAMGKAGKPGLARNLFEELLESGLTPNEKTLTALAKIYGKARWAKDALELWEEMKSKKWPMDFILYNTLLNMCADVGLVEEAEKLFADMKQSEHCGPDSWSYTAMLNIYGSGGNVGKAMELFEEMSKVGVELNVMGSTCLIQCLGKARRMDELVRVFSVSVEQGIKPDDRLCGCLLSVVSLCEKREDMDKVLACLQQANPRLVAFVKLIEDEKSSLDTVKEEFKGIISDTKDDARRPFCNCLIDICRSKNLHERAHDLLYLGTVYGLYPGLHNKTVNEWSLDVRSLSVGAAQTALEEWMGTLAKIVKREEALPELFSAQTGTGTHRFSQGLSNAFASHLKKLAVPFRQSEEKAGCFVATREDLVLWLQSRIPSPAVTA